The DNA window CCACCCGATCGCTGTGTCCGCTCGTATAGGGGCTCTTCGAGTCGACGACTCGCGCGAAGGCGGCCGCGATGTCGTCGAGATAATCCTCGTCCGCGAGTTCGATCCGCTGAGCGGGTTCGAGGGCGAAGACCGCGCTTTCGACCGCGTCTGACCCCAGGGTCTCCCAGAATGTCCGGCGTTCGGCCACGCGCTCGAATGCCTCGACGATCCAGGGGTCGAACCACGTGCCGGACCGCTCCCGCGCCTCCCGCCGGGCCGCCGCCTCCCCGGCGCCGGTATGAAACACGTCCACCACTTGGGCCAGAAGGGCGATGCGTGAATAGACCGGGATGTCGGCTCCCGCCGTGCCCATCGGCTTGCCGCCCCCGTTCCAATGTTCGTCGAGCGCCTGGATGCCCAGCGCAACGCCTTCGGGGAAGCGCAGCTGCCGGGCGATCTCGGCGCCGCGCTGGCAGCGGGTTTCGATCAGTTCGCGAGCGATCTCGCCCCCGTTCTGGACGATGTTGATCACCGTGCGGAACCGCTGCGCCAGCCCGGCCTTCAGGCCGGCATGGGACAGGACGAAGCCCAGAACCTGCGGGAGCCGGTCGCCCACGGACTTGAAGTCTCGTTTGAAGGTGAGGTCATCCGTTAGGTAGAGCTGGCAGATCCGGGCCGCGTTGCTGCTGCAGCCCAGATCCTTCAGGAGAAGCGTGTAATAGAGTTCCCAGAGAGCCGCATCGTCCAGTCCGAGTTCGCGCCCCACATGCACGCCAATCCAGCAGACCCTTACGCAATGGCCCACCGGCTGGCCTTCGGTCATGTCGAGAGCATGGCTGAGCGCTCCCAGGACCTCCGATAGCCGGACCGCCTGCGGAGCGTCAGTCAGATCGCTCCGCCATTCGCTTGATTGTACGCCCACCTGCTGCCCCCGGAGATCCAATCGGGATAGGTTTACGGGCCGCCACTTAAGAGATCGTGC is part of the Microvirga terrae genome and encodes:
- a CDS encoding HD-GYP domain-containing protein — protein: MTEGQPVGHCVRVCWIGVHVGRELGLDDAALWELYYTLLLKDLGCSSNAARICQLYLTDDLTFKRDFKSVGDRLPQVLGFVLSHAGLKAGLAQRFRTVINIVQNGGEIARELIETRCQRGAEIARQLRFPEGVALGIQALDEHWNGGGKPMGTAGADIPVYSRIALLAQVVDVFHTGAGEAAARREARERSGTWFDPWIVEAFERVAERRTFWETLGSDAVESAVFALEPAQRIELADEDYLDDIAAAFARVVDSKSPYTSGHSDRVAFFADMIAEEMGLDEAGRRRLRRAALLHDIGKLGVSNEILDKPGKLDDAEFAAVRHHALYSETILSRIGAFQDLARIGGAHHERLDGKGYPRGLMGDAIGRETRIISVADVFDALTADRPYRPAMPVSKAMGIMTADVGTAFDPDCLEALRRGLERLGTGQP